A single genomic interval of Alcaligenes sp. SDU_A2 harbors:
- a CDS encoding efflux RND transporter periplasmic adaptor subunit produces MNSLAAWLTRRRLLLSGLILLPAVFWLVQQTDPASTDISAAPPSVSTAVAQQAQWSRSLRIFGTLVAKNEIAISSAQSQLRIVRILAEEGDQVDAGQILAELDDGEQLALVNQAKAELKQAEAGLREQKAEYEEARGHHARLSALGTGPISAQLIDEQKMRARTALARLHAAQSQVNHAQASLKQTQEQLDKTIIYAPEPGLILRRHAQEGAVSGAQPLFILAAQGTLELEGELPAGDLAQLQTGLPARIQLPAHEQPLPGQVRLVAVRVDPYSRLGKVRIALDETVGPARAGLFAHALLDLPVRRLPVVVPANSIVADASGRLSVLVVGADRTVSRRQVQIGEYKQDLVEIRSGLQAGEQVVAQAAALLRDGQEITPISQASDAP; encoded by the coding sequence ATGAACTCTCTTGCTGCCTGGTTGACACGTCGTCGGCTCCTGCTCTCTGGACTGATCCTGCTACCCGCCGTCTTCTGGCTTGTGCAGCAGACCGATCCAGCCTCCACCGACATTTCTGCGGCCCCGCCATCGGTCAGCACTGCCGTGGCGCAGCAAGCACAATGGTCCCGGTCGCTGCGCATCTTCGGCACGCTGGTTGCCAAAAATGAAATTGCCATCAGCAGCGCTCAATCCCAACTGCGTATTGTCCGCATCCTGGCCGAAGAAGGCGACCAAGTCGATGCCGGACAGATACTGGCCGAACTGGATGATGGCGAACAACTGGCACTGGTAAACCAAGCCAAAGCAGAACTCAAACAGGCCGAGGCGGGGCTGCGCGAACAAAAGGCCGAGTATGAAGAGGCGCGCGGCCACCACGCGCGACTCAGTGCCCTGGGCACCGGTCCGATCAGCGCCCAACTGATCGATGAGCAAAAGATGCGGGCGCGGACAGCCCTGGCACGCCTGCACGCCGCTCAATCGCAAGTCAATCACGCTCAGGCCAGCCTCAAGCAGACACAGGAACAACTCGACAAGACCATCATATACGCCCCCGAGCCCGGACTGATATTGCGGCGTCATGCCCAGGAGGGGGCCGTCAGCGGTGCCCAGCCCCTGTTCATTCTGGCCGCGCAAGGCACCCTGGAGCTGGAAGGAGAACTGCCCGCCGGGGACCTGGCCCAATTGCAGACCGGTCTGCCCGCCCGCATCCAGTTGCCCGCCCACGAACAACCGCTGCCAGGACAAGTCAGGTTGGTTGCCGTGCGCGTCGATCCCTATTCGCGCTTGGGCAAAGTGCGTATTGCCCTGGACGAAACCGTCGGCCCGGCCCGGGCTGGACTGTTTGCCCATGCCTTGCTGGATTTGCCCGTGCGCCGCCTGCCGGTCGTCGTGCCTGCCAACAGCATTGTTGCCGATGCTTCCGGCCGTCTGTCCGTATTGGTGGTCGGCGCAGATCGCACCGTCAGCCGACGCCAGGTACAAATCGGTGAATACAAGCAAGACCTGGTGGAAATCCGCTCCGGCCTGCAGGCCGGCGAACAGGTCGTCGCTCAAGCCGCCGCCCTGCTGCGCGACGGTCAGGAAATCACCCCAATCAGCCAGGCCTCTGACGCCCCATGA
- a CDS encoding efflux RND transporter permease subunit, which yields MNFQLSSWAIRRPVPTIVLFLILTLCGWLAFKILPIQASPQVSFPVVSISIAQAGAAPSELELDVARPIEDVLAALPGLKRISSTLSDGLYQGSVEFQLDVNPDRAVNDVRDAIAKVRAELPGSIQEPQISRVDVEDEALSYYAVAGDGQSASDLSWFVDNTVRRALLAVPGVEQVERMGGVRREIRVELKPERLLALGISAAEINTQLRHLNVNLPSGRAQLHGQEQAIRTLGGQPDLQALAALPISLGNQRWARLSELADVQDGHEEIRQQARLNQQPVVGFAIYRAKSASDTVVDQHVRQALAQLQEREPHIKVTPILTLVDYTYDSFKTSMTALLEGAVLTVLVVLIFLRNRRATLVAALALPLSILPTFAVMALLGYTLNSITLLALTLVIGILVDDAIVEIENIERHLAMGKRPFQAAIDAADAIGPAVIAITAAIVAVFLPVSFIGGYIGQYFEQFGVTVSAAVLASLLVARLATPLLAAYLLQPADASHCERQGPWMSRYLTLLSLALRHRRLTLLCGVGVLALSLLLVPLLPSGFLPASDVGISHLNVTLPPGSTLQQTDHRLQDLSRIIQEHEDVSAVFATAGGTDSSGAQDVSRGRLLIRLKPYKQRNHSQNEVEQQLHDKLAGFSDLRYFFRGRGEERDLSITLLGTNPQLLSHTAHELAAQMRTLPGLAGVHVNEPLLRPELRVQINAEQAALSGVTSTQIGTALRVATIGETDTESARFSLPDRQVPIRVLIQPAMREDLDTLRLLRIPNGTADHAIGLLTVADLHMGAGPARIDRLDRQQRISVGADLLPGHTLGQALEKIDALPALQSLPAGISRSDTGDVEMMQEMFDKFGLAMGFGVLMVYAVLVLLFRDFLQPITILVALPLSIVGAIGGLLLYQAALDLASIIGILMLMGIVTKNSILLVEFAGRKREQGMDLSSALMQAGRERARPIIMTTLAMVAGMMPTLFLSGADAGFRSPMAAAVIGGLISSTVLSLIFVPVVYSYMDQLWRWLGRRLSRLSSVTDKDRQLAEARASGRQD from the coding sequence ATGAATTTTCAGTTGTCCTCGTGGGCGATACGCCGCCCCGTCCCTACGATCGTGCTGTTCCTGATTCTGACTTTATGCGGATGGCTGGCCTTCAAGATACTGCCCATTCAGGCCAGTCCCCAGGTCAGCTTTCCTGTGGTGTCGATCTCCATCGCGCAAGCCGGCGCGGCACCCAGCGAGCTGGAATTAGATGTGGCGCGTCCTATCGAAGACGTGCTGGCTGCGCTACCCGGCCTGAAACGCATCAGCTCCACCTTGAGCGATGGACTCTACCAAGGCAGTGTCGAGTTTCAACTCGATGTGAATCCGGATCGCGCCGTCAACGATGTGCGCGATGCCATCGCCAAAGTACGGGCGGAACTGCCCGGCTCCATCCAGGAACCCCAGATCAGCCGGGTCGATGTCGAGGACGAAGCGCTGAGCTACTACGCTGTCGCGGGGGACGGGCAGTCTGCGTCCGATCTGTCCTGGTTCGTCGACAATACCGTGCGCCGCGCCTTGCTGGCGGTGCCCGGCGTCGAGCAGGTCGAGCGCATGGGCGGCGTACGACGCGAAATCCGGGTCGAACTCAAGCCCGAACGCTTGCTGGCTCTGGGCATCAGCGCCGCCGAAATCAATACGCAATTGCGGCATCTGAACGTCAATCTGCCCAGCGGCCGCGCCCAGCTGCACGGCCAGGAACAAGCCATACGGACATTGGGAGGGCAGCCCGACCTGCAAGCACTGGCCGCCTTGCCCATCAGCCTGGGCAATCAACGCTGGGCTCGTCTGTCCGAACTGGCTGATGTCCAGGACGGACACGAAGAGATTCGCCAGCAAGCCCGCTTGAACCAACAGCCCGTCGTGGGCTTTGCCATCTATCGCGCCAAGAGCGCCAGCGATACGGTGGTCGACCAGCACGTACGCCAGGCGCTGGCGCAGTTACAGGAGCGCGAGCCCCATATAAAGGTCACGCCAATTCTGACATTGGTGGACTACACCTACGACAGTTTCAAGACATCCATGACGGCGCTGTTGGAAGGGGCTGTGCTGACCGTACTGGTCGTGCTGATCTTCTTGCGCAATCGACGGGCAACACTGGTTGCAGCCCTTGCCTTGCCGCTGTCCATCCTGCCCACCTTCGCCGTCATGGCGCTGCTGGGCTATACCCTGAACAGCATTACCTTGCTGGCCCTGACACTGGTGATCGGCATTCTGGTCGATGACGCCATCGTCGAGATCGAGAACATTGAACGTCATCTGGCCATGGGCAAGCGTCCCTTTCAGGCAGCCATCGACGCAGCTGACGCCATCGGCCCCGCCGTTATTGCGATTACCGCCGCCATTGTCGCAGTGTTCTTGCCGGTCAGCTTTATCGGCGGCTATATCGGCCAATACTTCGAGCAATTCGGGGTGACCGTCTCTGCCGCCGTTCTGGCCTCGCTGCTCGTGGCCCGCCTGGCCACGCCCTTGCTGGCCGCTTATCTGCTACAGCCTGCCGACGCCTCTCATTGCGAGCGGCAAGGGCCTTGGATGAGCCGCTATCTGACACTGCTGTCCCTGGCCTTGCGCCACCGCCGTTTGACGCTACTCTGCGGAGTCGGTGTACTCGCCCTGTCCTTGCTGCTCGTACCGCTTCTGCCCTCGGGCTTTCTACCCGCCTCTGATGTGGGCATCAGCCATTTGAACGTCACATTGCCCCCTGGCTCGACGCTGCAACAAACCGACCACCGTCTGCAGGATCTAAGCCGCATCATCCAAGAACACGAGGACGTATCCGCCGTGTTTGCGACTGCAGGCGGCACAGACTCCAGCGGCGCGCAGGACGTATCACGAGGACGCCTGTTGATACGTCTTAAACCCTATAAACAGCGCAACCACAGCCAAAATGAAGTCGAACAGCAATTGCACGACAAGCTGGCCGGATTCAGCGATCTGCGCTATTTCTTCAGAGGACGCGGCGAAGAGCGCGATCTGAGCATCACCCTGCTGGGCACCAACCCGCAACTACTGTCGCACACCGCCCACGAACTGGCTGCACAGATGCGCACACTGCCCGGCTTGGCCGGCGTACATGTCAACGAACCGTTGCTGCGCCCCGAGCTGCGTGTTCAGATCAATGCCGAACAGGCTGCCCTAAGCGGGGTAACGAGCACGCAAATCGGCACCGCGCTGCGCGTAGCCACCATAGGCGAAACCGATACGGAGTCGGCCCGTTTTTCCTTGCCGGACCGCCAGGTGCCCATACGCGTCCTGATTCAACCAGCCATGCGCGAGGACCTGGATACCCTGCGTCTGCTGCGCATTCCCAATGGCACCGCAGACCATGCCATAGGACTGCTGACCGTGGCCGATTTACATATGGGTGCCGGGCCGGCGCGCATCGACAGGCTGGATCGCCAGCAACGCATCTCGGTCGGTGCCGATCTGCTGCCCGGCCACACCCTGGGGCAGGCGCTTGAAAAAATCGATGCCTTGCCCGCCTTGCAGTCTTTGCCGGCAGGCATCAGCCGCAGCGATACTGGCGATGTCGAGATGATGCAGGAAATGTTCGACAAGTTCGGACTGGCCATGGGCTTTGGCGTGCTGATGGTATACGCCGTGCTGGTGCTGCTGTTTCGCGATTTTCTGCAACCCATCACCATTCTGGTGGCGCTGCCTCTGTCCATCGTCGGCGCCATTGGCGGGCTGTTGTTGTACCAGGCGGCATTGGATCTGGCCTCGATCATCGGCATCCTGATGCTGATGGGCATTGTGACCAAGAACTCCATTCTTCTGGTGGAGTTCGCTGGCCGTAAACGCGAACAAGGCATGGACCTGAGCAGTGCTCTGATGCAGGCCGGCCGCGAACGCGCCCGCCCCATTATCATGACCACGCTGGCCATGGTGGCCGGCATGATGCCCACTCTGTTTCTGAGCGGTGCCGACGCCGGGTTCCGTTCGCCGATGGCCGCCGCCGTCATCGGTGGCTTGATCAGCTCGACCGTTCTAAGCCTGATTTTCGTGCCTGTCGTCTATAGCTATATGGATCAGCTCTGGCGCTGGCTTGGCCGCCGGCTAAGCCGCCTGTCCAGCGTTACCGACAAGGACAGGCAACTAGCCGAAGCGCGGGCGTCGGGCCGGCAGGATTAA
- a CDS encoding efflux transporter outer membrane subunit, with amino-acid sequence MRVSRWTLAMLGGLLQACAPLSPNIDVVLPALPPAYEQGDPGGARDGVVLASEWWRAFGSDGLDVLMQQAVTQAAPLQQAQARVLQARAQARMAGARLWPELEGSLSAQRQAPFESRHGPARSDYVAGLVMRYELDVWGRNAALADSATAQAQAAAYELDVLRVSVQGEVAYLWLQMLGDRHRLRIARDNLAVARRLLALLEARSQAGAASPLELAQQRGLLASQQRALHGLEAVAVRNRLELSALLGQVQVLPEPQDDILTLHVPSVQTGLPSALLGQRPDIARLEARLAAAQADLRAARAALYPSLTLGASTGARGDHWRKSLEHPVYSLLSGLVAPIFNAGRLQADAQWNHARLQELLAEYRQGVVQAYVEVEDVLAQLRGIDAQALANEQEWTQARLALNLAETRYRAGSETLLTLLDAQRSFYAAQDLRVQLTTNRLQARADLFRALGGGWQAPGA; translated from the coding sequence ATGCGCGTTTCTCGATGGACCTTGGCGATGCTTGGCGGACTGTTGCAGGCATGTGCGCCTCTGTCTCCGAATATAGATGTGGTTTTGCCCGCACTGCCCCCGGCCTATGAACAGGGCGATCCGGGTGGCGCACGCGACGGTGTGGTGCTGGCCTCCGAATGGTGGCGCGCGTTTGGCAGCGATGGCTTGGATGTCCTGATGCAGCAGGCCGTGACACAGGCTGCGCCCTTGCAGCAGGCACAGGCCCGGGTGCTGCAGGCGCGTGCCCAGGCCAGGATGGCCGGCGCGCGTCTGTGGCCCGAGCTGGAGGGGTCGTTGTCGGCGCAGCGCCAGGCACCGTTTGAAAGCCGGCATGGGCCGGCCAGGTCGGACTATGTAGCCGGTCTGGTCATGCGTTATGAACTGGATGTGTGGGGCCGCAATGCCGCATTGGCCGATAGCGCGACAGCGCAGGCTCAGGCGGCGGCCTATGAGCTGGATGTATTGCGTGTCAGCGTGCAGGGCGAGGTCGCATACTTGTGGCTGCAGATGCTGGGCGACAGGCATAGGCTGCGCATCGCCCGCGATAATCTGGCCGTGGCCAGGCGTTTACTGGCGCTGCTGGAAGCGCGATCGCAGGCCGGTGCGGCATCGCCGCTGGAACTGGCCCAGCAGCGCGGCCTGCTAGCCAGCCAGCAGCGTGCTTTGCATGGGCTGGAAGCGGTGGCCGTGCGGAACCGGCTGGAGTTGAGTGCGTTGTTGGGGCAAGTGCAGGTCTTGCCCGAACCACAGGACGATATATTGACGCTGCATGTGCCGTCGGTGCAGACGGGGCTGCCTTCCGCCTTGCTGGGCCAGCGGCCGGATATCGCGCGTCTGGAGGCCCGTTTAGCCGCTGCGCAGGCCGATCTGCGCGCTGCCCGTGCGGCCTTGTATCCCAGCTTGACCTTGGGGGCGAGCACCGGTGCGCGGGGCGATCATTGGCGTAAAAGTCTGGAGCATCCCGTCTATAGTCTGTTAAGTGGTTTGGTGGCCCCTATTTTTAATGCGGGCCGCCTCCAGGCGGATGCACAGTGGAACCACGCGCGTTTGCAGGAGCTGTTGGCCGAGTACCGTCAGGGAGTGGTGCAGGCTTATGTGGAAGTCGAAGATGTGTTGGCTCAGTTGCGCGGAATCGATGCGCAGGCACTGGCTAACGAGCAGGAATGGACTCAGGCACGGTTGGCACTGAATCTGGCCGAGACCCGTTACCGCGCCGGTTCTGAAACCTTGCTGACTTTGTTGGATGCGCAGCGCTCCTTTTATGCTGCCCAGGATCTGCGCGTGCAGTTGACTACGAATCGTTTGCAGGCCCGCGCAGATTTGTTCAGGGCCTTGGGCGGGGGCTGGCAGGCCCCCGGTGCCTAA
- a CDS encoding ABC transporter permease, translated as MVGADPALIELRGISRIYGGPPSGKPAVQVLFDIDLTLYAGEFVAIVGASGSGKSTLMNVLGCLDRPSSGTYLFQGRDVAQLDADQLACLRRETFGFVFQGYHLIPTETAAENVQMPAIYAGLPVQEREARALALLSKLGLSDKPDNRPNQLSGGQQQRVSIARALMNGGQVILADEPTGALDSRSGAEVMALLRELSDSGHTIILITHDHQVAAMADRIIEIRDGRILSDKRAAASPVGGSAAPPSPPKETVRAAWSSEFRDAARGALRSMLINRYRTALTLLGIIIGVASVIVMLAVGEGARQRVIAQMGTLGTTVMYLGSMSPSSGLPRGELTQEDLRAVGELPEIRRVMPVIGDPITVRRGNVDRQIYVFAANESMPQIHQWPLAQGRYYTDAEDRDLAPLVVLGHRAARHFFPEPQSPLGQQLLIGNSSFEVIGVMQERGADSGVQDYDDMVFIPYQSARARVYQAQTQPDYVVVEAQDSSVVLQAEQAMRRLLTQRHGGREDFSIGNAAARLQAEESTRQSMSMMLGLIAAVSLVVGGIGVMNVMLMTVRERTREIGIRMATGARQGDILRQFLTEAVMLTVTGGLLGVLAGALIGTGLIIGGVDVVFSVSAALGAFACAVLTGVVFGYMPARTAAALDPVQALAGE; from the coding sequence ATGGTAGGGGCTGATCCTGCATTGATCGAGTTGCGCGGCATCAGCCGTATTTATGGCGGTCCGCCCAGCGGCAAGCCGGCCGTGCAAGTGTTGTTCGATATTGATCTGACCTTGTATGCCGGGGAGTTCGTGGCTATTGTCGGGGCGTCCGGATCGGGCAAGTCCACCTTGATGAACGTGTTGGGTTGCCTGGACCGGCCAAGCAGCGGCACTTATTTGTTCCAGGGGCGGGATGTGGCGCAGCTGGATGCCGACCAACTGGCTTGCCTGCGGCGCGAAACCTTTGGTTTTGTGTTTCAAGGTTACCACCTGATCCCTACCGAGACAGCCGCCGAAAACGTGCAGATGCCGGCGATTTACGCGGGCCTGCCGGTGCAGGAGCGCGAGGCCCGGGCTCTGGCTTTGCTGAGCAAGCTGGGCTTGTCGGACAAGCCGGACAACCGGCCTAATCAGTTGTCCGGCGGGCAACAGCAGCGGGTGTCCATTGCGCGGGCTCTGATGAACGGCGGACAAGTCATTCTGGCCGACGAGCCCACGGGCGCGCTGGATTCGCGCAGCGGGGCCGAAGTCATGGCCTTGCTGCGCGAGCTGTCCGATTCTGGCCATACCATTATTTTGATTACGCACGACCATCAGGTTGCGGCGATGGCCGATCGCATCATCGAGATTCGCGACGGCCGCATCCTGTCGGACAAACGAGCAGCAGCGTCACCGGTGGGTGGGTCGGCAGCGCCGCCGTCCCCCCCCAAAGAGACCGTTCGCGCGGCATGGAGTTCGGAATTTCGGGATGCGGCGCGGGGGGCGTTGCGCAGCATGCTCATCAATCGTTACCGGACGGCTTTGACCTTGCTGGGCATTATTATCGGGGTCGCGTCCGTCATCGTGATGCTGGCGGTGGGCGAGGGAGCGCGTCAGCGCGTGATTGCCCAGATGGGGACCTTGGGCACGACGGTGATGTATTTGGGCAGCATGTCACCCTCCAGCGGCTTGCCGCGCGGGGAGTTGACGCAGGAGGATTTGCGCGCCGTGGGCGAACTGCCCGAGATTCGACGGGTCATGCCGGTTATCGGCGATCCGATCACGGTGCGGCGCGGCAATGTGGACAGGCAGATCTACGTTTTCGCGGCCAACGAGTCCATGCCGCAGATTCATCAGTGGCCGCTGGCGCAGGGACGCTATTACACCGATGCAGAAGATCGGGATCTGGCACCGCTGGTGGTACTTGGGCATCGGGCCGCGCGACATTTTTTTCCCGAACCCCAAAGTCCCTTGGGGCAGCAATTGCTGATCGGCAACTCCTCGTTCGAGGTCATCGGGGTCATGCAGGAGCGCGGAGCGGATTCGGGCGTTCAGGATTACGACGATATGGTGTTCATTCCGTATCAGTCGGCGCGGGCGCGAGTCTATCAGGCTCAGACTCAGCCCGATTATGTGGTGGTGGAAGCGCAAGACAGCAGCGTGGTGCTGCAGGCCGAGCAGGCCATGCGCCGTCTGCTGACGCAGCGGCATGGCGGGCGTGAAGATTTTTCTATTGGCAATGCCGCGGCTCGTTTGCAGGCCGAGGAGTCCACCCGCCAGTCGATGAGCATGATGCTGGGCCTGATCGCCGCCGTTTCCTTGGTCGTTGGTGGCATCGGCGTCATGAATGTGATGCTGATGACGGTCAGGGAGCGGACCCGTGAAATCGGCATACGGATGGCTACGGGCGCTCGTCAGGGGGACATATTGCGCCAGTTTCTGACCGAGGCCGTCATGCTGACCGTGACAGGGGGGCTGCTGGGTGTGCTGGCGGGAGCCTTGATCGGTACGGGTCTGATTATCGGTGGGGTGGATGTGGTTTTCTCGGTCAGTGCTGCCTTGGGCGCGTTTGCCTGCGCGGTGCTGACGGGGGTGGTGTTCGGGTATATGCCGGCACGCACGGCGGCGGCGCTCGATCCCGTGCAAGCCTTGGCTGGGGAGTAG
- a CDS encoding efflux RND transporter periplasmic adaptor subunit, with the protein MKSKAAKRRWVLVALAALALGALAVQASRPEQQFETTPVVLGEISATVAAVGTLKPSRYVDVGAQVSGQIKRLLVAPGDQVEQGQLLVEIDPSVQQATVDAGRASLAGLRAQLAEQQAQSTLASQQWQRQRQLERQGATRQEDVQTAQANHAVAQARIRHVQAQIEQTQATLKADEARLGYTRIYAPMAGTVIGVQAREGQTLNATYQTPTILRIADLGTMTVWTSVSEADVRRLQAGMPVSFTTLGDQGELQARRWSARVRQIMPAPEEAVREEGKEAQATATQAVMYMVLFDVDNKDGELMPQMTAQVLFETARAEQALLAPLVALSPDPQNAQAHRLQVLAAGKLQDRQVRLGVRDRHQAQILDGVAQGEQIVTAVVPVERGWRWLQW; encoded by the coding sequence ATGAAGTCCAAAGCAGCAAAACGCCGCTGGGTGCTGGTTGCGCTGGCGGCGCTGGCGTTGGGTGCCTTGGCCGTTCAGGCAAGCCGCCCCGAGCAGCAGTTTGAAACCACGCCTGTCGTGCTGGGCGAGATCAGCGCTACGGTGGCTGCCGTGGGCACCTTGAAGCCCAGCCGCTATGTGGATGTGGGCGCGCAGGTGTCCGGACAGATCAAGCGTTTGTTGGTTGCGCCTGGTGATCAGGTCGAGCAGGGACAATTGCTGGTGGAGATCGATCCCAGCGTGCAACAGGCCACGGTGGATGCCGGGCGTGCGTCGCTGGCGGGTTTGCGCGCGCAATTGGCCGAGCAGCAGGCTCAGTCGACGCTGGCGAGTCAGCAGTGGCAGCGTCAGCGGCAACTTGAACGCCAGGGGGCGACGCGTCAGGAGGACGTGCAGACGGCCCAGGCCAACCATGCGGTGGCGCAGGCGCGCATACGCCATGTGCAGGCCCAGATCGAACAGACCCAGGCCACACTGAAAGCGGATGAAGCACGACTTGGCTATACGCGTATTTATGCGCCTATGGCCGGCACGGTCATCGGGGTGCAGGCTCGCGAGGGGCAGACGCTGAACGCCACCTATCAGACGCCTACGATTCTGCGTATTGCTGATTTGGGAACCATGACGGTTTGGACCAGCGTGTCCGAGGCGGATGTGCGCCGTCTTCAGGCCGGCATGCCGGTGTCTTTTACAACCTTGGGCGATCAAGGCGAGTTGCAGGCGCGGCGTTGGAGCGCACGGGTGCGCCAGATCATGCCGGCACCCGAAGAAGCGGTGCGCGAAGAGGGTAAGGAGGCACAAGCCACAGCGACGCAGGCCGTGATGTATATGGTGCTGTTCGATGTGGATAACAAGGATGGCGAACTGATGCCGCAGATGACGGCGCAGGTGCTGTTCGAGACGGCGCGGGCCGAGCAGGCCTTGCTGGCTCCTCTGGTCGCTTTGAGCCCCGACCCGCAAAACGCCCAGGCGCATCGCTTGCAAGTACTGGCAGCGGGCAAACTGCAAGACAGGCAGGTGCGGTTGGGCGTGCGTGATCGTCATCAGGCGCAGATACTGGATGGTGTGGCGCAAGGCGAGCAGATCGTTACTGCCGTGGTGCCGGTGGAACGCGGCTGGCGGTGGTTGCAATGGTAG